In Gemmatimonadaceae bacterium, a genomic segment contains:
- a CDS encoding DEAD/DEAH box helicase → MSFGEFQLHSDLLKGVKELGFTRPTPIQSDAIPAAMTGRDVLACAMTGSGKTMAFLLPILHRLLEQRRRGTRGPRALIMTPTRELAAQILEELNAVAVHTPITAAAIFGGVGMAPQEHAFRSGVDILVATPGRLLDHLKHPYASLGGINVLVLDEADRMLDMGFLPDIKRVLKHLPTKRQTLFFSATMPQPILELTREMLHNPATINLERRAAPAVGITQAIYLVGQELKSALLLALLERNLMREALVFTRTKHRANRLWTFLTKHGVAAARIHGNRSQAQRTDALAGFKSGAYRVLVATDIAARGIDVEELGHVVNFDVPRAPEDYIHRVGRTARAESTGEAYTFAAPDETDELRAIERVLGKPLPRVTLPDFDYSAKPAAKLEKPIVERLAEHRARQSTERARSEEKRIRSTPAMRQTAPQSESARRSPPLHRDSAAPSGEVRKRGRRRRRR, encoded by the coding sequence ATGTCATTTGGCGAATTCCAACTGCATTCGGATTTGTTGAAGGGCGTCAAGGAGCTCGGCTTCACGAGACCGACGCCGATTCAGTCCGACGCGATTCCCGCCGCGATGACAGGACGCGATGTGCTCGCCTGCGCCATGACGGGCAGCGGCAAGACTATGGCGTTCCTGTTGCCGATTTTGCATCGGCTGCTGGAGCAGCGGCGCCGTGGCACGCGCGGCCCGCGCGCGTTGATCATGACCCCCACGCGAGAGCTCGCGGCGCAGATTCTCGAGGAGCTGAACGCCGTCGCGGTTCACACGCCGATCACTGCAGCCGCGATTTTCGGCGGTGTGGGCATGGCACCGCAGGAACACGCCTTCCGGAGCGGCGTCGACATCCTCGTCGCGACGCCCGGCCGGCTGCTCGATCACCTCAAGCATCCTTACGCGAGCCTCGGCGGGATCAATGTGTTGGTGCTCGATGAAGCGGATCGCATGCTCGACATGGGCTTCCTGCCCGACATCAAGCGCGTGCTGAAGCATCTGCCGACCAAGCGGCAGACGCTCTTTTTCAGCGCGACCATGCCGCAGCCGATCCTCGAGCTGACACGCGAGATGCTGCACAATCCGGCGACGATCAATCTCGAGCGAAGGGCCGCGCCGGCGGTCGGGATCACCCAGGCCATCTATCTCGTGGGCCAGGAGCTCAAGTCCGCACTGTTGCTCGCGCTCCTCGAGCGCAATCTGATGCGTGAGGCGCTCGTGTTCACACGGACGAAGCATCGCGCGAATCGCCTCTGGACATTTCTCACGAAGCACGGCGTGGCGGCGGCGCGCATTCACGGCAACCGATCGCAGGCGCAACGTACGGACGCGCTCGCGGGCTTCAAGAGTGGCGCGTATCGCGTGCTCGTCGCGACCGACATCGCCGCGCGCGGGATCGATGTCGAGGAGCTGGGCCACGTCGTAAACTTCGATGTGCCGAGAGCACCCGAGGACTACATTCATCGGGTCGGGCGCACGGCACGCGCCGAGTCGACGGGTGAGGCGTACACCTTCGCCGCTCCCGATGAGACGGATGAGTTGCGCGCGATCGAGCGCGTCCTCGGAAAGCCGCTGCCGCGGGTGACGCTGCCGGACTTCGACTACAGCGCAAAACCGGCGGCGAAGCTCGAGAAACCAATTGTGGAGCGGTTGGCGGAACATCGCGCGCGGCAATCGACCGAACGTGCTCGGTCGGAGGAGAAGAGAATCAGAAGCACACCGGCGATGAGGCAGACGGCGCCGCAATCCGAGTCGGCGCGGAGGTCACCTCCGCTGCATCGGGACAGCGCCGCGCCATCCGGTGAAGTGCGAAAGCGCGGGCGTCGGCGACGCAGGCGATAG
- a CDS encoding thiamine pyrophosphate-dependent enzyme, protein MIYPELDDRIVVTIMGACAQELYNLGDRDNFFYLQHAMGLASSIGLGLAMHLPAERVIVLDGDGSVLMNLGTFVTLARYRPRNLIHVVFDNGSLLSTGGFESQTATGVTDIAAIARGAGIEHVATASTTIEFGEAFLAALECEDLSVIVAKVAAVGPEHYGMDLELPENAFRFRRWIQTRKTRAR, encoded by the coding sequence ATGATTTATCCCGAGCTGGACGACAGGATCGTCGTCACGATCATGGGCGCTTGCGCACAGGAGCTCTACAACCTCGGCGACCGCGACAACTTCTTCTATCTGCAGCACGCAATGGGGCTGGCGTCGTCGATCGGCCTCGGGCTCGCGATGCACCTCCCCGCCGAGCGCGTGATCGTGCTCGACGGCGACGGGTCGGTCCTGATGAACCTCGGCACGTTCGTTACGCTGGCCCGTTATCGCCCGCGGAACCTGATCCACGTGGTCTTCGACAACGGGAGTCTGCTCTCGACGGGCGGGTTCGAATCGCAGACCGCAACGGGCGTCACCGACATCGCGGCTATCGCACGTGGCGCCGGCATCGAGCACGTGGCGACGGCGTCCACCACGATCGAGTTCGGCGAAGCGTTTCTTGCCGCACTGGAGTGCGAGGACTTGAGCGTGATCGTCGCGAAGGTCGCCGCCGTGGGCCCCGAGCACTACGGGATGGACCTCGAGCTCCCTGAAAACGCGTTCCGTTTCCGGCGCTGGATCCAGACGCGGAAGACCCGCGCACGATGA
- a CDS encoding aminotransferase class V-fold PLP-dependent enzyme: MISRPAYDIDAWRRRIPLLASCIPMNNCSQAPQTDATRAAAERYLDSWNRSGMDWDAWMAEVALAKNAFAKLIGAAPSDVAVFGSVSAAASAVASALDFDGDRQRIVVSGMEFPGVAHVWLAQGRRGAQLCRVPVHDNDPDDYNSLIDQRTALVSACHGWYVNGFVQDVARIAARARAAGALSFVDAYQTLGAVPVNVRDLGVDFLATGTLKFLMGVSGIAFLYVRPEIVESLHPTATGWFGRVDPFAFDAQTLDWSPNASRFDAGTPAVVNAYIARAGMEIIDEVNPASIRAWHEVLAGRMIDGGRARGLVLHGTDDVSRKTATTAFVVPDSHAVEAAMRARGVLPSARGQVIRLAPHFYTTLDDVDCALDTLADVIRAR, translated from the coding sequence ATGATATCACGCCCGGCATACGACATTGACGCGTGGCGGCGCCGGATCCCGCTCCTCGCGTCGTGCATCCCGATGAACAACTGCTCACAGGCGCCGCAGACGGACGCGACGCGCGCCGCCGCCGAGCGTTATCTCGATTCGTGGAACCGGAGCGGGATGGACTGGGATGCATGGATGGCCGAGGTGGCACTCGCCAAGAATGCGTTCGCGAAGCTCATTGGCGCCGCGCCGTCAGACGTCGCGGTGTTCGGCTCCGTCTCCGCGGCTGCAAGCGCGGTCGCGAGCGCGCTCGATTTCGACGGCGACCGCCAACGCATCGTCGTGAGTGGGATGGAGTTCCCAGGCGTGGCTCATGTCTGGCTGGCACAGGGGCGCCGCGGCGCGCAGCTGTGTCGAGTACCGGTGCATGACAACGACCCGGACGATTACAACTCACTCATTGACCAGCGCACCGCGCTCGTGTCAGCGTGCCATGGATGGTACGTCAACGGATTCGTGCAGGATGTGGCGCGCATCGCGGCCCGCGCCCGCGCCGCCGGCGCGCTTTCGTTTGTCGATGCCTACCAGACGCTCGGCGCAGTGCCGGTGAACGTCCGCGACCTCGGCGTCGACTTCCTTGCGACGGGCACGCTCAAGTTCCTGATGGGTGTATCGGGGATTGCATTTCTTTACGTGCGGCCGGAGATCGTCGAGTCATTACACCCGACGGCAACGGGCTGGTTCGGCCGCGTCGATCCGTTCGCGTTCGACGCGCAAACGCTCGACTGGTCGCCTAACGCGAGCCGCTTCGACGCCGGGACGCCGGCGGTGGTCAACGCGTACATTGCGCGGGCCGGTATGGAGATCATCGACGAGGTGAACCCGGCGAGCATTCGCGCGTGGCACGAAGTGCTTGCCGGACGCATGATCGATGGCGGCCGCGCTCGCGGGCTCGTGCTGCATGGCACGGACGACGTCAGTCGGAAGACGGCGACAACCGCGTTCGTCGTGCCCGACTCGCACGCCGTCGAGGCGGCGATGCGCGCGCGCGGCGTGCTGCCATCCGCGCGCGGTCAGGTGATTCGCCTCGCGCCCCACTTCTACACCACGCTCGATGACGTCGACTGCGCGCTCGACACCCTCGCCGACGTCATCCGCGCCCGCTGA
- a CDS encoding sodium-dependent transporter produces the protein MTSTARSTPSPTSSAPAERTAATSRETFASRLGGLLTIVGVSVGLGHVWRFPYMVGKFGGAAFVLFYVLVSVIIGVPALMAEFALGRSGRRGPVGAFERGGLPYGRYVGWFLFFVVTAATGYYSAVIGWVLWYTVGQIAMLAQVRFDAAAILPPSHGFVLRSFLLQLSCTAVVLLACAAVLVKGVRKGIEVVSTIVLPAMTVVTLAVMVRTLTLPNAWRGVQWYLLEFRFHDLSANVMAAAIGHAIFALSLGGTFMVVYGSYLHADERLARPAVWTVIGDTGSSLIAGLAIIPAVFAFGLSPAAGPGLIFDTLPKVFAAMPAGWLFGALFFLSLVGAGYLSDIGALEVLVAGLTDNTRLSRANAVWVMSAACFILSIPPSINMSIFVPWDLTFGSGMQTLGSLLAVVTVGWCLSRAAALAELFRAGETPVPMWMFYWIRFGIPLIIVGVGVYWLQGLRG, from the coding sequence ATGACGTCGACTGCGCGCTCGACACCCTCGCCGACGTCATCCGCGCCCGCTGAGCGCACCGCGGCGACGAGCCGCGAGACGTTCGCCTCCCGGCTCGGTGGGTTGCTGACCATCGTCGGCGTGTCCGTAGGGCTCGGCCACGTGTGGCGCTTTCCGTACATGGTCGGGAAGTTCGGCGGCGCCGCGTTCGTCCTCTTCTATGTGCTCGTGTCGGTGATCATCGGCGTCCCTGCGCTGATGGCCGAATTCGCGCTCGGCCGGAGCGGGCGGCGCGGACCCGTGGGCGCGTTCGAGCGCGGCGGCTTGCCATATGGACGTTATGTCGGGTGGTTCCTCTTTTTCGTGGTGACAGCGGCCACCGGCTACTACTCGGCCGTCATCGGCTGGGTGCTCTGGTACACGGTGGGTCAGATCGCGATGCTCGCACAGGTTCGTTTTGACGCCGCCGCGATTCTCCCGCCCAGCCATGGATTTGTGCTCCGGTCGTTCCTGCTCCAGCTCTCCTGCACCGCAGTCGTGCTCCTCGCTTGCGCGGCCGTGCTCGTGAAGGGCGTGCGGAAGGGCATCGAGGTCGTGAGCACTATCGTGCTGCCGGCGATGACCGTCGTCACCCTCGCCGTCATGGTACGAACGCTCACGCTGCCCAATGCGTGGCGAGGCGTACAGTGGTACCTGCTCGAGTTCCGCTTCCATGATCTCTCGGCGAACGTGATGGCCGCGGCCATCGGGCACGCGATCTTTGCGCTATCGTTAGGCGGGACGTTCATGGTCGTATATGGGTCGTACCTGCACGCCGACGAGCGGCTCGCGCGTCCCGCGGTGTGGACCGTCATCGGCGACACCGGGTCGTCGCTCATCGCCGGCCTTGCCATTATACCAGCCGTGTTCGCATTCGGGCTCTCGCCCGCCGCGGGGCCTGGGTTGATCTTCGACACGCTGCCGAAGGTGTTCGCGGCGATGCCGGCAGGCTGGCTGTTCGGCGCGTTGTTTTTCCTCAGCCTCGTCGGAGCGGGCTACCTCTCCGACATCGGCGCGCTGGAGGTGCTGGTGGCCGGGCTCACCGACAACACGCGGCTCTCGCGTGCGAACGCGGTGTGGGTGATGTCGGCCGCGTGCTTCATCCTCTCGATCCCGCCCAGCATCAACATGTCCATCTTCGTGCCGTGGGACCTCACGTTCGGCTCCGGCATGCAGACACTCGGCTCGCTACTCGCGGTGGTGACCGTCGGCTGGTGCCTGAGCCGCGCCGCGGCGCTCGCGGAGCTGTTCCGCGCCGGCGAGACGCCGGTACCGATGTGGATGTTCTACTGGATCCGCTTCGGGATACCGCTCATCATCGTGGGCGTCGGCGTGTACTGGCTGCAAGGGCTTAGGGGCTAG
- a CDS encoding cyclase family protein: MSVLTELIAALDRGTLKVVDLTQPLGPDTPVIGLPPMFAPSPGVSMDVISRYDDQGPAWYWNTITMGEHTGTHFDAPVHWVTGKDLPDNRCDTISPRRFIGPACVIDVTAEVAGNEDFLLMPDHVTAWERKNGRIAPHAWVLLRTDWSKRTDRERFLNVTPEGPHSPGFHRSTSELLAKERDILGVGVETVGTDAGQAGRFDPPFPNHATMHGNGKFGLASLCNLDQLPATGAVVIAAPLKIVDGSGSPLRVLAIAPA; the protein is encoded by the coding sequence ATGTCCGTGCTCACTGAGCTCATCGCCGCGCTCGACCGCGGCACGCTGAAGGTCGTGGATCTCACCCAGCCGCTCGGCCCAGACACGCCCGTGATCGGGCTGCCGCCGATGTTCGCGCCATCGCCCGGCGTCTCGATGGACGTCATCTCGCGCTACGACGACCAGGGGCCGGCGTGGTACTGGAACACCATAACGATGGGCGAGCACACCGGCACGCACTTCGACGCGCCCGTGCACTGGGTCACGGGAAAGGACCTGCCCGACAACCGGTGTGACACGATCTCGCCGCGGCGGTTCATCGGCCCGGCGTGCGTGATCGACGTGACCGCCGAGGTCGCGGGCAACGAGGACTTCCTCTTGATGCCGGACCATGTGACCGCCTGGGAACGCAAGAACGGCCGCATCGCGCCTCACGCGTGGGTGCTGCTCCGTACCGACTGGAGCAAGCGCACCGATCGTGAGCGTTTTCTCAATGTGACGCCGGAGGGTCCGCACAGCCCGGGCTTTCACCGGAGCACGTCCGAGCTGCTGGCGAAGGAGCGCGACATTCTCGGCGTGGGCGTGGAGACGGTGGGCACCGACGCCGGGCAGGCCGGCCGGTTCGACCCGCCGTTCCCGAACCACGCGACGATGCACGGCAATGGAAAGTTCGGGCTGGCCAGCCTGTGCAACCTCGACCAGCTGCCGGCGACCGGCGCCGTGGTGATCGCGGCGCCGCTCAAGATCGTGGACGGAAGCGGTAGTCCATTGCGCGTGCTGGCGATTGCGCCTGCATAA
- a CDS encoding ABC transporter permease, protein MIRHAIRRLLRAKTFTLAAVVTLMLGIGGTAAVFTLVDSVLLRPMPFDHADRLVDLSHVLDVSGPLHVDQSDATYLLYRRENRVFTDVGAYRATSANVSMPSSAEAGRAERVNGALATASVFRALRAVPALGRGMTEADVDPGAPKIVVLSHRLWRRQFGADPRAIDASLLVDGVMRQIVGVMPPDFEFPTADALLWIPLQLDAANTKSAAFDYRVVARLRDGVSLASATTDLQRLLPRVPEVFPGRLTAGAIEATHMKAVVRPLRDVVVGDVGHVLWIVFGAVGLLLVIACANVSNLFLARAESRERELAVRSALGAARIRLLAELLSEAMVISALGGMLGLGLAVIGVRSLQSIDAAAAIPRLSEVRVDGFVIALTAAVAALAALVVSALPLLRLNGMSLASVLASSGRSATNGRSRNRARRALVVAQVALAMVLVFGAGLFARTFARLRAVDSGFKAEHAVAFRIALPDATYPATRDGAEMIVRALNAIDAIPGVSATGVITKLPLDAEAAQDSAVFVEDHPLRTGEIPSLHQINFATPGYFKAMGISVVAGRLFEAPEANGAPSKGPPELVVSSAFAVRFWRSPTTAIGKRIKMNALDPWKTIVGVVGDVHGAGLDQPATAEVYSPLVTLNAAGKPWMPRNLAFVVRSSADASAIARPVRSAINAIDPALPLYRVMPLRELLAAATARTSFISLLLAIAALVATVMGGFGIYGVISYLVGLRTREIGVRLALGADSRDVRLLVTRQALTDALIGVVLGAASSFVLARGLQSSLADVKPADAPVMLGAAAALFVAAFVASWVPARRASRLDPSIALRAD, encoded by the coding sequence ATGATCCGACATGCCATCCGTCGCCTGCTGCGCGCGAAAACATTCACGCTCGCCGCCGTTGTCACGCTGATGCTCGGCATCGGCGGCACCGCGGCCGTGTTCACACTCGTTGACAGTGTGCTCCTGCGGCCGATGCCCTTTGACCACGCCGATCGTCTCGTCGATCTCTCGCACGTACTGGACGTCTCCGGCCCGCTTCACGTCGATCAGTCCGACGCGACGTACCTGTTGTATCGCCGCGAGAATCGGGTCTTCACCGATGTCGGCGCCTATCGGGCGACATCGGCGAACGTTTCGATGCCCTCGAGCGCGGAAGCCGGCAGAGCCGAGCGCGTGAATGGAGCCCTTGCGACGGCAAGTGTCTTTCGCGCGCTGCGCGCGGTTCCGGCGTTAGGCCGCGGAATGACGGAAGCGGACGTGGATCCGGGCGCGCCCAAGATCGTCGTGCTCAGCCATCGTCTTTGGAGGCGACAGTTTGGCGCCGATCCGCGCGCCATCGACGCGTCATTGCTCGTCGACGGCGTGATGCGGCAGATCGTTGGTGTGATGCCTCCCGATTTCGAGTTTCCAACCGCGGACGCGCTGTTGTGGATTCCGCTTCAGCTCGACGCCGCAAATACGAAGTCGGCTGCGTTCGATTACCGTGTCGTCGCGCGATTGCGCGACGGCGTCTCGCTCGCATCGGCGACGACGGATCTGCAGCGACTGCTGCCACGCGTGCCGGAGGTTTTCCCCGGCAGATTGACGGCGGGCGCGATCGAGGCGACGCACATGAAGGCGGTGGTGCGCCCGTTGCGCGACGTCGTCGTCGGCGACGTCGGACATGTGTTATGGATCGTGTTCGGCGCCGTCGGGCTGCTGCTCGTCATCGCGTGCGCGAACGTGTCGAATCTGTTTCTGGCGCGCGCCGAGTCGCGCGAGCGCGAGCTCGCGGTGCGCAGCGCACTGGGGGCGGCGCGTATACGATTGCTCGCGGAATTGTTGTCGGAGGCGATGGTCATCTCGGCGCTCGGGGGAATGCTCGGGCTCGGACTTGCCGTGATCGGAGTTCGCTCGCTCCAGTCGATCGACGCCGCGGCGGCGATTCCCCGATTGAGCGAAGTGCGCGTTGATGGATTCGTCATCGCGCTGACGGCCGCGGTCGCGGCGCTCGCGGCGCTCGTCGTCAGTGCATTGCCGCTGTTGCGCCTGAACGGGATGTCTCTCGCCTCGGTGCTCGCTTCGAGCGGCCGGTCCGCGACCAACGGTCGCTCCCGCAATCGGGCGCGTCGTGCGTTGGTGGTCGCGCAGGTCGCGCTGGCGATGGTGCTCGTCTTCGGTGCAGGCCTGTTCGCGCGGACCTTCGCGCGGCTCCGCGCGGTCGATTCGGGGTTCAAGGCGGAGCACGCGGTGGCGTTTCGCATCGCGCTTCCCGACGCGACCTATCCGGCGACGCGCGACGGCGCGGAGATGATCGTTCGTGCGCTCAATGCGATTGACGCGATTCCCGGGGTGAGTGCGACCGGCGTGATAACGAAACTGCCGCTCGACGCCGAGGCTGCACAGGACAGCGCGGTCTTCGTCGAGGACCACCCCCTGCGAACGGGAGAGATTCCGAGCCTGCATCAGATCAACTTCGCGACTCCCGGCTACTTCAAAGCGATGGGAATTTCCGTCGTCGCCGGCCGGCTGTTCGAGGCACCCGAGGCGAACGGTGCGCCGTCGAAAGGGCCGCCGGAGCTCGTCGTGAGCTCGGCGTTCGCCGTTCGTTTTTGGCGCAGCCCGACGACCGCGATCGGGAAGCGTATCAAGATGAACGCGCTCGATCCCTGGAAGACAATCGTCGGCGTGGTCGGCGACGTGCACGGAGCGGGACTCGATCAGCCGGCGACGGCCGAGGTGTACAGCCCACTCGTGACACTGAATGCGGCGGGAAAGCCATGGATGCCGCGCAACCTCGCCTTCGTCGTGCGATCGTCCGCTGATGCGTCGGCTATCGCGCGGCCGGTAAGAAGCGCCATCAACGCGATCGATCCCGCGCTGCCGTTGTATCGCGTGATGCCGCTGCGGGAGTTGCTAGCCGCGGCGACGGCGCGAACGTCATTCATCAGTCTGCTGCTCGCGATCGCGGCGCTCGTCGCTACGGTGATGGGCGGATTCGGAATCTACGGCGTGATCTCGTATCTCGTCGGGCTGCGTACGCGCGAGATCGGCGTGCGGCTGGCGCTCGGCGCGGATTCGCGCGACGTGCGGCTGCTCGTCACTCGGCAAGCACTGACGGACGCGTTGATCGGTGTCGTGCTCGGCGCGGCGTCGTCGTTTGTGCTCGCACGCGGTCTGCAGTCGTCGCTCGCCGATGTGAAACCGGCCGACGCCCCGGTGATGCTGGGCGCGGCGGCCGCGTTGTTTGTAGCTGCATTCGTGGCGAGCTGGGTTCCGGCGCGGCGCGCGTCGCGGCTCGACCCGTCGATCGCTCTGCGCGCCGACTAG
- a CDS encoding c-type cytochrome: protein MSSVRPFVLLGCACAVAVLFGSCTRHAAKPSAAPKPNYGPPANLGRTDYPAWPYPRGIPDTRKEDGTLFHVLGSKQAFTLTQINGSPATIDWFPDRHPAPPAPVIEGRAGAYNACGQCHLIDGSGKPDTGDLRDLPVEYIVQQIVDMKNDKRHASIPAAPLALMVAIAKGVTLDEARQAAEYFHSIKPVKKLRIVETDMAPITHPAAHAVQQVDPSGATEPIGMRIIEVPEDFERTELRDPSSGFVAYVPTGSIRKGEALAKTGGNGKTTPCASCHGEGLQGMGDVFPRIASHSPTATARQLYDFKSGTRDGKNAIAMKAVVMKLTDEDIVNLAAYVASMEP, encoded by the coding sequence ATGTCTTCTGTTAGGCCATTCGTACTGCTGGGATGCGCCTGCGCGGTCGCAGTCCTCTTTGGTTCATGCACGCGGCATGCTGCCAAGCCCTCAGCCGCGCCGAAGCCGAACTACGGTCCGCCTGCGAATCTTGGCCGCACCGACTATCCCGCCTGGCCGTACCCTCGCGGGATTCCCGACACACGAAAGGAAGACGGAACGCTCTTCCACGTCCTTGGGAGCAAGCAGGCATTCACCCTCACACAAATCAATGGCAGCCCTGCCACGATCGACTGGTTTCCTGACCGGCATCCGGCGCCGCCGGCGCCGGTGATCGAGGGGAGAGCTGGCGCGTATAACGCGTGCGGCCAGTGCCACCTCATCGACGGAAGCGGCAAACCGGATACGGGCGATCTTCGTGACCTGCCTGTCGAGTACATCGTGCAACAGATCGTCGATATGAAGAACGACAAACGGCACGCGTCGATTCCGGCTGCGCCGCTTGCGCTGATGGTCGCGATCGCGAAAGGTGTGACGCTGGACGAAGCTCGTCAGGCCGCAGAGTACTTCCACTCCATCAAGCCGGTGAAGAAGCTGCGGATCGTGGAGACAGACATGGCACCGATCACTCATCCGGCTGCTCACGCCGTGCAGCAGGTCGATCCGAGCGGAGCCACGGAGCCAATTGGTATGCGCATCATCGAAGTTCCCGAAGACTTTGAACGCACCGAGCTGCGCGATCCGAGCTCCGGCTTCGTCGCATACGTGCCCACGGGCAGCATCAGGAAGGGCGAGGCGCTTGCGAAGACCGGCGGTAATGGCAAGACCACGCCATGCGCTTCATGTCACGGCGAAGGTCTGCAAGGCATGGGAGACGTGTTCCCGCGCATCGCCAGTCACTCGCCGACCGCAACAGCACGCCAGCTCTACGATTTCAAGAGCGGCACGCGCGACGGGAAGAACGCTATTGCGATGAAGGCGGTCGTGATGAAGTTGACTGATGAGGACATTGTGAACCTGGCCGCGTACGTCGCCTCGATGGAGCCATAG
- a CDS encoding LLM class flavin-dependent oxidoreductase, protein MKKIGFLSFGHWTASRQSAARSARDVLQQSIELAVAAEELGADGAYFRVHHFAQQLASPFPLLAAVGARTSRVEIGTAVIDMRYENPFYMVEDAGAADVISNGRLQLGISRGSPEQVIEGWRHFGYAPPEGGTDADLGRRHAEVFLELLKGNGFARPNPRPMFPNPPGLLRLEPHSPGLRDRIWWGSASNATAIWAAQHGMNLQSSTLKADESGEPFHVQQARQIRVFRKAWSEAGHTREPRVSVSRSIFALTNDRDRAYFGGDERSDQVGVIDNMRAVFGRSYAAEPDVLVEELRGDEAIAEADTLLLTVPNTLGVEYNAHVLESILTHVAPALGWR, encoded by the coding sequence ATGAAGAAGATCGGCTTTCTATCCTTTGGTCATTGGACTGCGTCGCGCCAATCCGCCGCGCGCTCCGCGCGCGATGTTCTCCAGCAGTCGATCGAGCTGGCTGTGGCGGCCGAGGAGCTCGGTGCGGATGGCGCATACTTTCGCGTCCATCACTTTGCCCAGCAACTCGCGTCTCCCTTCCCGCTTCTTGCGGCCGTCGGCGCCAGGACCAGCCGCGTCGAGATCGGAACGGCCGTGATCGACATGCGCTACGAGAATCCGTTCTACATGGTCGAAGATGCGGGGGCGGCCGATGTGATCAGCAACGGCCGGCTCCAGCTTGGGATCAGCCGCGGCTCGCCGGAGCAGGTCATCGAAGGTTGGCGTCACTTCGGCTACGCGCCGCCAGAAGGCGGAACGGATGCGGACCTGGGCCGTCGTCATGCCGAGGTGTTTCTCGAACTGCTGAAAGGGAATGGGTTCGCCCGGCCCAACCCGAGACCGATGTTCCCGAACCCACCCGGGCTCCTTCGGCTCGAGCCGCATTCACCGGGACTGCGCGATCGCATCTGGTGGGGCTCAGCCTCCAATGCGACTGCGATTTGGGCGGCGCAGCATGGGATGAATCTGCAGAGCTCCACGCTCAAGGCGGACGAATCGGGCGAGCCCTTTCACGTCCAGCAGGCGCGTCAGATCCGCGTTTTCCGGAAAGCCTGGAGCGAGGCCGGGCATACACGCGAGCCGCGCGTCTCGGTGTCGCGATCGATCTTCGCGTTGACGAACGATCGCGACCGCGCCTACTTCGGTGGCGATGAACGCAGCGATCAGGTGGGCGTCATCGATAACATGCGGGCCGTGTTTGGTCGGTCCTATGCTGCCGAGCCAGACGTGTTGGTCGAAGAGCTGAGAGGGGATGAGGCTATCGCCGAAGCGGATACGCTCCTTCTGACGGTGCCGAACACGCTCGGCGTCGAATACAACGCGCACGTGCTCGAGTCGATCCTGACGCACGTCGCGCCCGCGCTCGGTTGGCGATAG